A stretch of the Paenibacillus dendritiformis genome encodes the following:
- the fba gene encoding class II fructose-1,6-bisphosphate aldolase, whose product MTFVPMTEMLQRALKENYAVGQFNINGLLWVQAILQAAEEARSPVILAASDRLIEYLGGFATIASMLKAVKEELEITVPVALHLDHGSSFSRCVQAIDAGFSSVMYDGSHLPIQDNIANTHKVTAYAHAHGVSVEAEVGSVGGMEDGLVGGIRYADLSECERLVREAGVDALAPALGSVHGKYQGEPVLGFKEMQAIAEAVRIPLVLHGASGIPLPQLKRAIELGHAKVNYNTELVTAWAEAVRTVMEENPSLCEPRAIMMPAKEALVAKVKEKINELGSAGKA is encoded by the coding sequence ATGACATTCGTACCGATGACAGAGATGCTGCAACGCGCTCTGAAGGAAAACTATGCCGTAGGGCAGTTCAATATCAATGGTCTGCTGTGGGTACAAGCCATTTTGCAGGCGGCGGAGGAAGCCCGGTCTCCTGTCATATTGGCGGCCTCCGATCGCTTGATCGAGTATCTGGGCGGATTCGCCACCATCGCATCCATGTTGAAAGCGGTGAAGGAAGAGCTGGAGATTACCGTGCCGGTCGCGCTTCATCTCGATCATGGCTCCAGCTTCTCCCGCTGCGTGCAAGCGATTGATGCCGGGTTCAGTTCGGTCATGTATGATGGCTCCCACCTGCCGATTCAAGACAATATCGCCAATACGCATAAGGTAACCGCTTACGCCCATGCTCACGGCGTATCCGTCGAGGCTGAGGTCGGCTCGGTCGGAGGAATGGAGGATGGACTCGTCGGCGGGATACGGTATGCCGATCTGTCCGAATGCGAGCGCCTGGTCAGAGAGGCCGGCGTCGATGCCCTCGCCCCCGCGCTCGGCTCCGTTCACGGCAAGTATCAAGGCGAGCCCGTGCTCGGCTTCAAGGAGATGCAAGCCATTGCGGAAGCGGTGCGCATTCCGCTCGTGCTTCACGGCGCATCCGGCATTCCCCTCCCGCAATTGAAGCGGGCGATTGAACTGGGGCACGCCAAAGTGAACTACAATACGGAGCTGGTGACGGCTTGGGCCGAAGCAGTCAGAACGGTGATGGAAGAGAACCCGTCTCTGTGCGAGCCTAGAGCGATCATGATGCCTGCCAAGGAAGCATTGGTTGCCAAAGTGAAGGAAAAGATAAACGAATTGGGCTCTGCCGGCAAAGCGTAG
- the iolA gene encoding methylmalonate-semialdehyde dehydrogenase: MNEIRRIKNYINGEWVESSTAQYESVYNPATKEVIAQVPLSTRAELDAAAAAAAKAFEEWKNVAVPRRARILFRYQQLLMEHREELARLITIENGKNLTEARGEVQRGIENVEFAAGAPTLMMGDSLSSIATDVEAANYRYPIGVIGGIAPFNFPMMVPCWMFPMAIALGNTFILKPSERTPLLTEKLVELFTEAGLPKGVFNVVYGAHDVVNGILEHPDVKAVSFVGSKPVGEYVYKKGSENLKRVQALTGAKNHTIVLKDANLEETVTNVISAAFGSAGERCMACAVVTVEEDIADEFIALLRERAAGIKIGNGLDDGVFLGPVIREENLKRTHQYIEKGIEEGANLLCDGRESVSEDGYFVGPTIFDQVTTEMTIWKEEIFAPVLSIIRVKNLKEAIEIANQSEFANGACLFTTNASAIRYFRENIDAGMLGINLGVPAPMAFFPFSGWKSSFYGTLHANGKDSVDFYTRKKVVTARYPKPAFE; this comes from the coding sequence ATGAACGAGATCCGAAGAATCAAGAACTACATCAACGGCGAATGGGTAGAAAGCAGCACGGCCCAGTATGAAAGCGTATATAATCCGGCTACCAAGGAAGTGATAGCGCAGGTTCCCCTGTCGACGAGAGCCGAGTTGGATGCGGCGGCAGCCGCCGCGGCGAAGGCATTCGAGGAATGGAAAAACGTAGCTGTTCCCCGCCGGGCCCGAATTCTTTTCCGCTACCAACAGTTGCTCATGGAGCATCGGGAAGAGCTGGCGCGCCTGATTACGATCGAAAACGGCAAAAACCTTACGGAAGCGCGCGGCGAGGTGCAGCGCGGCATTGAAAATGTCGAGTTCGCCGCCGGAGCGCCCACGCTGATGATGGGAGACTCCCTTTCCTCCATTGCGACGGACGTAGAAGCGGCGAACTACCGGTATCCGATCGGCGTCATCGGCGGCATCGCGCCATTCAACTTCCCGATGATGGTGCCATGCTGGATGTTCCCGATGGCGATCGCGCTCGGGAATACGTTCATCCTCAAGCCTTCGGAGAGAACGCCGCTCCTGACGGAGAAATTGGTGGAACTGTTCACGGAAGCCGGGCTGCCAAAAGGCGTCTTCAACGTCGTCTATGGCGCGCATGACGTGGTGAACGGCATCCTCGAGCATCCAGACGTCAAAGCGGTATCCTTCGTCGGATCCAAGCCGGTAGGCGAATATGTGTATAAAAAAGGAAGCGAGAACCTGAAGCGCGTACAAGCGTTGACCGGAGCAAAAAACCATACCATTGTCCTGAAGGATGCGAATCTGGAAGAGACGGTGACGAATGTCATCTCCGCCGCCTTCGGATCTGCCGGCGAACGATGCATGGCTTGCGCCGTCGTAACGGTCGAGGAGGACATTGCCGACGAGTTCATCGCGCTGCTGCGCGAACGCGCGGCCGGCATCAAAATCGGCAACGGCCTCGATGACGGCGTGTTCCTCGGACCCGTTATCCGTGAAGAAAATTTGAAGCGGACCCATCAGTATATCGAGAAAGGAATCGAGGAAGGCGCCAACCTGCTGTGTGACGGCCGCGAATCGGTTTCGGAGGACGGTTATTTTGTCGGGCCGACCATTTTCGACCAAGTTACGACCGAGATGACGATTTGGAAGGAAGAAATTTTTGCTCCGGTGCTCTCGATCATTCGCGTCAAAAATTTGAAGGAAGCGATCGAGATCGCCAATCAATCGGAGTTCGCCAACGGGGCGTGCCTGTTCACGACCAATGCGTCCGCCATCCGGTACTTCCGCGAAAATATCGATGCCGGCATGCTCGGAATCAATCTGGGCGTCCCTGCGCCGATGGCCTTCTTCCCATTCTCGGGCTGGAAATCGTCGTTCTACGGCACCTTGCACGCGAACGGCAAGGACAGCGTCGATTTCTACACGAGAAAGAAAGTCGTGACGGCACGATATCCAAAACCTGCATTTGAATAA
- the iolC gene encoding 5-dehydro-2-deoxygluconokinase, protein MPHAMDNTKKYDIIAIGRACLDLNAVEYNRPMEETMTFSKYVGGSPANIAIGSAKLGLKAGFIGKIPDDQHGRFIRNYMTGAGVDTSHMVSDTEGRKAGLAFTEIKSPEECSILMYRDNVADLYLKPEEVSEAYIQQAKTLLVSGTALAQSPSREAVLQAIHYAKKHEIEIIFELDYRPYTWTSVHETSVYYTLVAEQADIVIGTRDEFDVMENRKGENEATVQYLFRHKPKLIVIKHGVEGSYAYTKSGEVYRGRAYKSKVLKTFGAGDSYAAAFLYALLSGKDIETALQYGSASAAIVVSRHSSSEAMPSVEEIEALIRANA, encoded by the coding sequence ATGCCTCATGCCATGGATAACACCAAGAAGTACGATATTATCGCCATTGGTCGCGCCTGTCTTGATTTGAATGCAGTGGAATATAACCGTCCGATGGAAGAGACGATGACCTTCTCCAAATATGTCGGCGGCTCCCCCGCGAACATCGCGATCGGAAGCGCCAAGCTGGGCTTGAAAGCCGGGTTCATCGGCAAAATTCCCGACGATCAGCATGGGCGGTTCATTCGAAATTACATGACCGGCGCGGGCGTCGACACTTCCCATATGGTGTCCGATACGGAAGGCCGCAAAGCCGGACTGGCCTTCACGGAGATTAAAAGCCCGGAAGAATGCAGCATCCTGATGTACCGCGACAACGTGGCCGATCTGTATCTGAAGCCCGAAGAAGTGAGCGAAGCTTATATTCAACAAGCGAAGACGCTGCTGGTATCCGGCACCGCGCTGGCGCAAAGCCCGTCCCGGGAAGCGGTCCTGCAAGCGATTCATTATGCCAAAAAGCATGAGATTGAGATTATCTTCGAATTGGATTACCGCCCTTATACCTGGACATCGGTCCACGAGACATCCGTGTACTATACGCTGGTCGCGGAGCAAGCGGATATCGTCATCGGAACGCGGGACGAGTTCGACGTAATGGAGAACCGCAAGGGCGAGAATGAAGCGACGGTTCAATATCTGTTCCGGCACAAGCCGAAGCTGATTGTCATCAAGCACGGCGTGGAAGGCTCCTATGCGTATACGAAATCCGGCGAGGTGTACCGCGGGCGAGCCTATAAGAGCAAGGTGCTGAAAACATTCGGCGCAGGGGATTCCTATGCCGCGGCCTTCCTCTACGCCCTGCTGTCCGGCAAAGATATCGAAACCGCTCTCCAATACGGCAGCGCTTCGGCTGCGATTGTCGTCAGCCGGCACAGTTCCTCCGAAGCGATGCCATCGGTTGAGGAGATTGAGGCGCTTATCCGTGCCAACGCGTAA
- a CDS encoding DeoR/GlpR family DNA-binding transcription regulator, translating into MREKRLQDIEDYIHSVGTVSLDELCEHFNVSKNTIRRDINNILDKGAIQKVYGGVTSMSSHLVPFENRDIRNSSAKTAIAKCAAQFVEGNELIYIDSGTTTRSIVEHLPRVPKLTILTNSLDIINAAANLEHITLLTVGNCYKRDTKSFVGNDSLHILDKYNINKAFMAATGVSIESGLTNSDILEYEIKKKIVDKAQQVYLLADASKFGRSTLLTYAPFDKVDTLITSQPLPKEYQEYCDEHGIAVLAAEQESGTKGI; encoded by the coding sequence ATGCGGGAGAAACGGCTGCAGGATATCGAAGACTACATCCATTCCGTGGGAACAGTCTCGTTGGACGAGCTGTGCGAGCACTTCAATGTTTCGAAAAACACGATTCGCCGTGATATTAACAATATTTTGGATAAGGGGGCAATCCAGAAGGTCTATGGCGGCGTCACTTCGATGTCCAGCCATTTGGTTCCGTTTGAGAACCGGGATATTAGGAATTCATCGGCGAAGACGGCCATTGCCAAATGCGCGGCTCAATTTGTGGAAGGAAATGAACTGATATATATCGATTCCGGCACGACGACGCGCAGTATCGTGGAGCATTTGCCGCGAGTGCCGAAGCTGACCATTTTGACGAATAGTCTTGACATTATCAATGCCGCAGCGAATCTGGAGCATATCACGCTCTTGACGGTCGGCAATTGCTATAAGCGGGATACGAAATCGTTCGTCGGCAACGACAGCCTTCATATTCTCGACAAATACAATATCAACAAGGCGTTTATGGCGGCTACAGGCGTTTCGATTGAGAGCGGATTGACGAACTCGGATATTTTGGAATACGAGATTAAGAAGAAAATCGTAGACAAGGCGCAGCAGGTCTACTTGCTGGCCGATGCCTCCAAATTCGGGCGCTCGACGCTGTTGACCTATGCCCCGTTCGACAAGGTCGACACGCTGATTACTTCGCAGCCGCTCCCGAAGGAATACCAAGAGTACTGCGACGAACACGGAATTGCCGTCCTTGCGGCGGAACAGGAATCGGGGACAAAGGGGATATAA